The following is a genomic window from Sulfitobacter pontiacus.
ACCTGCGCGGTATCGCGCTCGAGGATATTACTCGCGGTGATGTGATCTGTACGGGCGGGCAGGGGGCGACGCTTTGTATGGATGTGTGGTTGACCGTCTCTGATACGGCACCGCGACCGGTCAAACATATGCAGGATTTGCGCGTGCTGTGGGGCACGGCGCATGAGGTCGCGACCCTGCGGCTGATGGGCGGTGGCCAGATCGCGCCGGGGGGCGCGGGGCTGGGGCAGCTGCGCTTCAAACGCCCCGTGGTGGCGTTCGCGGGGCAGGCGGCGGTGTTGCGTCAGCTTTCCCCTGCGGCGACGCTGGCGGGCGCGGTGATCCTTGACCCGCAGGCCACGGCAGTCGGGGCGGGCGACAGACGTCGGTTGGCGGTGATGCAGGCGGCACAGCAGCAGGATGGAACCGCGCTTGCCGCAGCGCTTTGTGCGCAGGGGCGCGGGGTGGCGCTGTGGTCTGATCTTGTCCGGTTGGCGCGCTGCGATGCGACGGCTGCGCTGCCCACGGGCGTTGTGCGGTTATCACCGGAACATATCGCGCTGGCCGACGACCTCGCCACGGTGCAAACGGCGGTGGTGGCGACTTTGCAGCGCTTTCATACCGACCACCCGATCAAGCAAGGGGCGGCGCTTTCGATGCTGCAACGGGTGACGCCGCTGCGGGGTTTGGTGCCTTTCGCCCAAGCCGAATTGGTTAGGGGCGGAGAGGTTGTTTTGCGCGACGGTTTGGTCAGTCTCGCACGGCATGACCCCTTTGCAGCGCTTGCTCCGCAACAGCTTGCCCGCCTGACGGAGATCGAAGAGAGTATGCGCGCAGGCGGCACCTCCCCCCCTGATGTGCGGCAGTTCGATGCGCCTGAGGACGCGGATCTGATCGCGCTGATGGTGGCGCAGGGGCGGTTGGTGTCCTTGGCGAATATCGCGCTGAAACAGCAGGTCGTGTTTCACGCGGCGACCATCGGCCAAGCGCAGCGGAGCCTTGCGGCAATCTTCCCCCTGCCCACGGCCTTTACCACCAGCGAGGCGCGCACCGCTTTGGGCACCAGCCGCAAGTTCATCGTGCCGCTGCTTGAGCATCTGGATGCGCTTGGTATGACGCTGCGCGATGGTGACACGCGGCAGATCGCGCCGCAGGCGCATTAGGCTTTCGCTTGCCCTGCGGCAGGGCTACGGTATGGCAATGCGGAGACGACCGGAGTCTGGTGGCTTCCCTGGTCTTCAAAACCATGGACGCGTCGATACGGCGTGTGGTGGGTT
Proteins encoded in this region:
- the selB gene encoding selenocysteine-specific translation elongation factor, with protein sequence MTSACVIVIGHVDHGKTALVRALTGMETDRLAEEKARGLSIALGFAHCEMAGGTLDLIDAPGHEDFIRTMVSGASGAQGAMLVVSAVEGVAAQTREHLQIARLLQVPVAVVAVTKVDLIPEAALPARLAEIADTLAAQGVTGAELVPCSAPAAGGTDHLRQVLARRFNALPARAAPMGAFLPVDRAFTLAGRGTVVTGTLLGGALAVGEALTVQPSGAATVVRGLQARGAARERVTAGERVAVNLRGIALEDITRGDVICTGGQGATLCMDVWLTVSDTAPRPVKHMQDLRVLWGTAHEVATLRLMGGGQIAPGGAGLGQLRFKRPVVAFAGQAAVLRQLSPAATLAGAVILDPQATAVGAGDRRRLAVMQAAQQQDGTALAAALCAQGRGVALWSDLVRLARCDATAALPTGVVRLSPEHIALADDLATVQTAVVATLQRFHTDHPIKQGAALSMLQRVTPLRGLVPFAQAELVRGGEVVLRDGLVSLARHDPFAALAPQQLARLTEIEESMRAGGTSPPDVRQFDAPEDADLIALMVAQGRLVSLANIALKQQVVFHAATIGQAQRSLAAIFPLPTAFTTSEARTALGTSRKFIVPLLEHLDALGMTLRDGDTRQIAPQAH